CTCTTAAAGACTTAGAAAGTGGTATGAAGCACTTTTGCCGTCGGCTTAAAAAAAAAGAAAAGCCAGGATTTCCTAAATTTAAAAAAAGAGGTCAAAAAGATTCTTTTCGTTATCCTCAAGGTATAAAGATTAACGGTAATGCAGTATTTTTACCAAAGACAGGGTGGATAAACTTTACCAATACAAGACCTATTGAAGGCACCATAAAACAAGCAACAATAAAAAGAGATGGCTCACACTGGCTTATTCATATTGCGTGTGCTGTACCAGTAGAGATAGTATATGCTCCAGTATCAGAAGATAAAGCTATTGGTATAGATTTAGGGTTACTTTCATTTGCTCATATGTCTGATGGTACTGTTATAGATAATCCACGCTGTTTAAAGCATGAGCTTAAGCAACTTCGTTATCTACAAAGAAGCTGTGCTCGCAAACAAAAAGACAGTAGTAACAGAAAAAAGTCCATAGTAAAGATAGCTCAGTTGCATAGAAAGATAAGAAATAAAAGAAAAGATTTTTTGTATAAAGTATCAACAGTAGTAGTCAAAAACCACGGCGTTATAGCTGTAGAAGATTTACATGTTAAA
This genomic window from Candidatus Dependentiae bacterium contains:
- the tnpB gene encoding IS200/IS605 family element transposase accessory protein TnpB — encoded protein: MKHFCRRLKKKEKPGFPKFKKRGQKDSFRYPQGIKINGNAVFLPKTGWINFTNTRPIEGTIKQATIKRDGSHWLIHIACAVPVEIVYAPVSEDKAIGIDLGLLSFAHMSDGTVIDNPRCLKHELKQLRYLQRSCARKQKDSSNRKKSIVKIAQLHRKIRNKRKDFLYKVSTVVVKNHGVIAVEDLHVKGMIKNRHLSRSIADVGWSSFLQYLEYKCHWQGKHFVRVNRFLPSSKMCSSCSIQKDMPLKLRTYTCSSCSLIIDRDLNASKNIRSAGISALKTCRANSIGLRNEAGITGF